A window of the Tripterygium wilfordii isolate XIE 37 chromosome 12, ASM1340144v1, whole genome shotgun sequence genome harbors these coding sequences:
- the LOC120010879 gene encoding autophagy-related protein 9-like, producing the protein MMFSGKRDSIALNIFKWKWSGESSLRTGLLQDVPPEIELSDYGRVPSPRSESPSGLLNGESLKVEPIADLDLFFERIYSYYCEKGLWCIIIKWIVELLSLGFTICFSGFFLLFVDWNGLRNAKCGLDAIESGTKPCDLAKEALHQHPLTPLTLSKTIIVVYLGLFSIYWIFCFLRFFAQLKVTLGIRHFYYNSLHVTDNEIQTMPWATILEKVVQLQSTQQLCVVKDLSTHDIVMRLMRKENYLIGMLNKGVLAFPFSQWVPGIGPTIRCGSNGKQYRLILTKILEWTLNWCILQSMFDRNFCVRRDFVSNPKTLKKRLMVVGLAMLLLSPFLVIFMLVYLFLRHAEQFYNHPSTASSRRWSNLAKWTFREFNEVDHLFKHRINNSVVHAIDYLKQFPSPIISIIAKFISFVSGGFAAILLIIAFLEESLLEGHLFGRNLLWYAAVFGTITAISRAAVMDEILVLDPEGAMSMVVQHTHYMPKKWRGKENTEMVRIEFETLFQYTGMMLLEEMASIFLTPLLLLFVVPKRVDDILQFIADFTVDIEGVGHVCSFSAFDFRNHGNSNYGSPSHTPRNQRSSQGKMEKSFLSFQTTYPSWETNIQGKQFLLNLRTFREQKLQGLGMRHLYSPPRTWRGSPHLRDRGDRNSTFSREMPQYIPRTGYQLGSLWLIDADQKNHPYLLDWYYTSRPHQSTNYSRDPLREQTEVPGEHPGDYWTPPNMTQGHRNYEDYWGHHNGDRSESHMGASTSGPLFRESILQHHDSGNVGQPTKSHWWARSGPVGGHPRASFLEPPDFNRYTSDKHSDKLSDRSLEEHDQILDWGSSYRLSRTCMDGLDLEAGGDISLPFDDVYSRPPETPTIYRDPSRFE; encoded by the exons ATGATGTTCAGTGGCAAAAGGGATTCTATTGCTCTCAACATTTTCAAATGGAAATGGAGTGGTGAATCATCTTTGAGGACAGGATTGCTTCAGGATGTGCCTCCTGAGATTGAGTTGTCTGATTATGGAAGGGTGCCAAGTCCCAGAAGTGAGAGCCCTTCTGGGCTTCTTAATGGTGAGAGCTTGAAAGTGGAACCGATTGCTGATTTGGACTTGTTTTTTGAAAGGATATACAGCTACTACTGTGAGAAAGGGCTTTGGTGCATTATCATAAAGTGGATAGTTGAGCTGCTGAGCCTGGGTTTCACTATTTGTTTCTCCGGATTTTTCTTACTATTTGTTGATTGGAATGGTCTTCGTAATGCAAAGTGTGGCTTGGATGCAATCGAATCTGGAACTAAGCCTTGTGATCTTGCTAAAGAAGCTCTTCATCAACACCCACTAACCCCTCTAACACTTTCCAAGACCATTATTGTTGTATATTTGGGGTTATTTTCCATTTATTGGATCTTCtgttttttaaggttttttgctCAGTTAAAGGTCACTCTAGGAATCCGTCACTTCTATTACAACAG tttgcaTGTTACGGACAATGAAATTCAAACCATGCCATGGGCAACAATTCTTGAAAAGGTTGTTCAGTTACAAAGCACACAACAGCTCTGTGTGGTGAAGGATCTTTCTACACATGACATCGTGATGCGCTTGATGCGGAAGGAGAACTACTTGATTGGGATGCTGAACAAAGGGGTGCTTGCTTTCCCATTCTCTCAGTGGGTCCCAGGGATTGGTCCGACCATCAGATGTGGTTCTAATGGAAAACAGTATCGCCTAATACTAACAAAAATCCTTGAGTGGACCTTAAATTGGTGCATCCTACAGAGCATGTTTGATCG AAACTTTTGTGTCAGAAGGGACTTCGTTTCTAATCCTAAAACATTAAAGAAAAGGCTTATGGTAGTTGGCCTTGCAATGCTACTACTTTCTCCATTTCTTGTTATATTCATGCTGGTGTATCTTTTCTTGCGGCATGCTGAACAATTCTATAATCATCCAAGTACGGCATCATCCCGAAGATGGTCGAACTTGGCAAAGTGGACTTTTAGAGAATTCAATGAG GTTGACCATTTGTTCAAGCACCGGATCAACAACAGTGTTGTGCATGCTATTGATTATCTTAAGCAATTCCCTTCTCCTATCATATCAATAATTGCCAAGTTTATCTCTTTCGTGTCTGGTGGCTTCGCTGCTATTTTGCTCATCATTGCATTTCTGGAGGAATCTCTGCTAGAAGGCCAT CTATTTGGTCGCAACTTGCTTTGGTATGCTGCTGTTTTTGGAACTATAACTGCAATCAGCCGGGCTGCAGTTATGGATGAGATTCTGGTCCTTGATCCAGAAGGTGCAATGTCAATGGTGGTCCAGCATACACATTATATGCCAAAAAAATGGCGTGGGAAAGAAAATACTGAAATGGTCAGGATAGAGTTTGAGACTCTGTTTCAG TATACTGGAATGATGTTGCTCGAGGAGATGGCTTCAATTTTCCTTACTCCACTCTTGCTTCTGTTTGTGGTCCCTAAG CGGGTGGATGACATATTGCAATTCATTGCGGATTTTACAGTGGATATTGAAGGTGTTGGTCATGTTTGCAG TTTTAGTGCCTTTGATTTTCGAAACCATGGAAATAGCAATTATGGTTCTCCATCTCATACACCACGAAACCAGAGGAGTTCCCAGGGAAAGATGGAGAAATCATTCTTGAG TTTTCAAACAACCTATCCTTCATGGGAAACAAACATCCAGGGAAAGCAATTCTTGTTAAATCTTCGAACATTCAGGGAGCAGAAGTTGCAAGGACTGGGGATGAGACATTTATATTCCCCTCCTAGAACATGGCGAGGAAGCCCTCACTTGAGAGATCGTGGGGACAGAAACAGCACATTTTCAAGGGAAATGCCCCAGTATATTCCCAGAACTGGCTATCAGTTGGGATCTTTGTGGCTAATTGATGCAGATCAAAAGAATCACCCCTACCTTCTCGATTGGTATTACACCTCTCGGCCTCATCAGTCGACAAATTATAGTAGAGATCCTCTGAGGGAACAAACCGAAGTCCCTGGGGAACATCCTGGAGATTATTGGACGCCACCGAACATGACACAAGGCCACAGAAATTATGAAGATTACTGGGGTCACCATAATGGAGATCGATCAGAATCCCATATGGGGGCTTCTACATCGGGCCCTTTGTTCCGCGAGAGCATACTTCAGCATCATGATTCTGGCAATGTAGGACAACCTACTAAAAGCCATTGGTGGGCTAGAAGTGGCCCAGTTGGTGGACATCCCCGAGCAAGTTTTCTTGAGCCTCCTGACTTCAACCGGTACACTTCTGATAAGCATAGTGATAAACTTTCTGATAGAAGCTTAGAGGAGCATGATCAAATCTTGGACTGGGGGAGTTCATACAGGTTATCACGGACTTGCATGGACGGCCTTGACCTCGAGGCGGGTGGTGATATTAGTCTTCCATTTGATGATGTCTATAGCAGACCTCCTGAAACTCCAACCATATACCGGGATCCCTCACGCTTTGAGTGA